In Candidatus Methylomirabilota bacterium, a genomic segment contains:
- a CDS encoding GYD domain-containing protein, with product MAAKPKPGKRTATAAASAQQYYLIQFSYTSAAWDTLLKAGANERNRVAAVKDLIYKLRGCIATITFECDVDPTPKEKFGAFGDYDVVLLVAFPDDQAAAAFALAISAGGAVSAFKTTRILPWPQMMGAMASAASTRVLYKAPGQ from the coding sequence ATGGCCGCCAAGCCGAAGCCCGGGAAGCGCACCGCGACTGCTGCTGCGTCCGCGCAGCAGTACTACCTGATCCAGTTCTCCTACACGTCCGCCGCGTGGGACACCCTGCTCAAGGCGGGGGCCAACGAGCGCAATCGCGTGGCCGCCGTGAAGGACCTCATCTACAAGCTGCGCGGATGCATCGCGACGATCACGTTCGAGTGCGACGTCGACCCGACCCCGAAGGAGAAGTTCGGCGCGTTCGGGGACTACGACGTCGTGCTGCTGGTGGCCTTCCCCGACGATCAAGCCGCGGCCGCTTTCGCCCTCGCGATCAGCGCGGGCGGCGCCGTCTCGGCCTTCAAGACCACCCGCATCCTTCCCTGGCCGCAGATGATGGGGGCGATGGCGAGCGCGGCGAGCACCCGGGTTCTCTACAAGGCGCCCGGACAGTAG